The following proteins are co-located in the Candidatus Margulisiibacteriota bacterium genome:
- a CDS encoding AAA family ATPase, producing MMLHRKVIGFNDKIYSWQEFDRQRKLDTAQANNKLNALLKEGKNSGDKILQSLQSARLTLSILGLLPKVVCVISFKGGVGKTTYLCNLALDLIRKGARVLIIDGDAGGADVSLALNHKIAAANKLFRYCYAPDRRNYLLDVYSLTGAGAGLTPGDITLLDDPAALAEAYYKFFAGRINKRNYDIVLLDSGGGNLRTLLPVAALSAKIITLYTNEPTSRLKAWETIFNIAVRWEEKHYYPVYLNKERPGSLLNWRGVSSAEQKTAQNEMQAIGQKVFQPIFRPPYRPQSQLFLYPQSSLAYDPLLGATPILEHPWHASRGIDFMANVLLSDLGIKTANTGNINYGAYLVEE from the coding sequence ATGATGCTACACCGCAAAGTTATTGGGTTTAACGACAAAATTTACAGCTGGCAGGAGTTTGACCGGCAGAGGAAGCTCGACACCGCGCAAGCCAACAACAAACTCAACGCTCTGCTGAAAGAAGGAAAAAATAGCGGCGACAAAATTTTGCAGTCTTTGCAGTCGGCCCGTCTGACTCTCTCCATCCTCGGCCTGCTGCCCAAAGTTGTCTGCGTCATTTCATTTAAAGGCGGCGTGGGCAAGACCACTTACCTCTGCAATCTGGCGCTGGATCTAATCCGCAAGGGAGCGCGTGTCCTGATCATTGACGGTGACGCTGGCGGCGCGGATGTCTCTCTAGCCTTAAACCACAAAATAGCCGCGGCGAATAAATTATTCCGCTACTGCTACGCTCCCGACCGGCGGAATTATCTGCTGGATGTTTACAGCCTGACCGGCGCGGGCGCGGGACTGACCCCGGGCGATATAACGCTGCTTGATGATCCCGCCGCGCTGGCCGAGGCTTATTATAAATTTTTTGCCGGCCGTATAAATAAGCGCAACTATGACATCGTCCTGCTGGACAGCGGTGGCGGCAATCTCCGGACTTTGCTGCCGGTAGCCGCGTTGTCCGCCAAGATCATTACGTTATACACCAACGAGCCGACCAGCCGCCTGAAAGCCTGGGAAACGATCTTCAACATCGCTGTCCGCTGGGAGGAAAAACATTATTATCCGGTGTATCTCAACAAAGAGCGTCCGGGCAGTTTGTTAAATTGGCGTGGCGTTTCGTCCGCCGAGCAAAAGACGGCGCAAAACGAAATGCAGGCCATTGGCCAAAAAGTATTCCAGCCTATTTTCAGGCCGCCTTACCGCCCCCAAAGCCAGCTTTTCCTGTATCCGCAAAGCTCCCTAGCTTATGACCCTCTGTTAGGCGCAACGCCGATCCTAGAGCATCCGTGGCACGCCAGCAGAGGCATTGATTTCATGGCCAATGTTCTGCTCTCCGATCTGGGTATAAAAACCGCGAATACGGGTAATATTAATTACGGGGCTTATTTAGTAGAGGAATAA
- a CDS encoding AAA family ATPase produces MQAKKSAYAEELAAEKEFQAAEPLPAKLTGTALYSIWRPRSFCFTGGKGGVGKTAMLLRAADYLRRYNYAVRIIDCDPLPKAYRQATNKLTYTNEKSELPNGAVAHTLWSSNTNYELIKYDLQDKPFAESFYTYGELNALAKQAQHGAKDAVLKLLINLDRQIQKEADPGGIILYDCAAGLEFTSTLPYFLATYFFVVTNPELPALQDAASIVKMIAQNEQMAKNIYPVINKIPVQDKKSLLLAKKITDQALSNMRLLFGQWAKTSNSANFASDTIYVAASKNPASINAERLGQKILELLNPAERP; encoded by the coding sequence ATGCAGGCAAAAAAGTCAGCCTATGCCGAAGAACTGGCTGCGGAAAAAGAATTTCAGGCCGCCGAGCCTCTGCCGGCGAAATTGACCGGCACAGCGCTTTACAGTATTTGGCGTCCACGGTCTTTTTGTTTTACCGGAGGCAAAGGCGGCGTCGGCAAGACCGCCATGCTGTTGCGGGCCGCGGATTATTTAAGACGCTACAATTACGCGGTGCGCATAATCGACTGCGATCCGCTGCCCAAAGCTTACCGGCAGGCGACCAATAAATTGACCTACACCAATGAAAAAAGCGAGCTGCCGAATGGCGCCGTAGCGCACACGCTTTGGAGCAGCAACACCAATTACGAGCTGATTAAATATGACCTGCAGGATAAACCCTTTGCGGAATCGTTTTATACTTACGGCGAGTTGAACGCGCTGGCTAAACAAGCCCAGCATGGCGCTAAAGACGCCGTGTTAAAACTGCTGATTAATCTTGACCGGCAAATACAAAAAGAAGCTGATCCCGGCGGCATTATTCTTTATGACTGCGCGGCCGGTCTGGAATTTACCAGCACGCTGCCCTATTTTTTAGCGACTTACTTTTTTGTCGTTACCAATCCAGAACTTCCGGCTCTGCAAGACGCCGCAAGCATTGTGAAAATGATCGCGCAAAATGAGCAGATGGCCAAAAATATTTATCCGGTGATCAATAAAATACCGGTACAGGATAAAAAGAGTTTACTGCTGGCTAAAAAAATTACCGACCAGGCCCTGTCCAATATGCGCCTGCTTTTTGGCCAATGGGCCAAAACTTCTAATTCAGCAAATTTTGCCAGCGATACTATTTATGTGGCCGCCAGCAAAAATCCCGCGAGCATAAACGCTGAACGTCTCGGCCAAAAAATCCTGGAGCTGTTAAATCCAGCGGAGAGACCATGA